The Lathyrus oleraceus cultivar Zhongwan6 chromosome 5, CAAS_Psat_ZW6_1.0, whole genome shotgun sequence genome includes the window CAACTTTGCCACATGAATATCACGTCACAACATTTGAAAATGGATGGTATGTTGCCACATGAAAATCACGTGGCAAATTACCCACGTGATTTACACTTCACaacttaaaaacaaaattaaaataaaagataaaatatattgttattattaaattatattattaataaaagataaaataattaataaataataaaatatagaataattaataattaagtgaaatatttttaaattaaaattacaCATATGAAAATGTATTATAAAAATAGCAAAGTAATTATTTATacaaaaattaatatttaaaactAAATAAATATTACACATCAAATTCGTCGTCATCTTCATCGTCTTCACTTGTTCTTTGATTTTGATTTCTACTCATGGACTGCATAAATTGTCTCATTTGCTCCTCCATATCGTGTTGTCTTTTTTTCATTTCCTCTAATTCGGCCTTTAACGCCGCCTCACGCTCCGCCGTCTCTCGTCTAGCCTCTGTTAGAGCCAGTTGCCTCACCGTTTCCATCATTTCAGGTGTCAATTGTGTTGGACGGGACGTTCCTTCCCCACTTGCAACTCTATCAAATAAAGTTCTATCTCCGGTTCTGTAGTTGCCAGCCAAAGGACCAACACCAAAAAAACACCCATTACGTCCCTTCCCTCCAGTGACTAAGCTCCAAATATACATATCCACGCGTGGATCAAGCGGATTAGAACTAACAGGTGTATATTGAGGATTTTCAACTAGAAATTGTGTGAGCAATCTTTGATACTCCTCCTACACatacaacaaataaaataattagatACAGTTGTGACATGAAAAGAATCCCACATATATTGTTGCCACATGAAATTCATGCCACAAACATTATTACCACGTGAAATTCACGCCACAAAATTGATAGaattttaacaaaaaaaaataaaatagaaacaACTTACTATAGTTCTTCTCGACCGATCATCAACCAAATCCCCCGATTTTTTTGTACGGGTCTTCACAAACAACTCATTAAGTCGGGGGGGTCTTCCTTGTGCCTTAGTCTgattaatataaataaatttaattaaacacataataaatcaaaatataattttaaacCGTAGTTATAATTTTTACCATCCGTTTTGCATGTTCTCCAATGCTTATACTTCCTGTAGCATTAAGGCAACCCCCCCTTTCGGATGCTCTCATGTCTTTTGCTTTTTGAGATTTAGCTTTAAAATTATCGGTAGCCCAATAGGCAAGAAGTTCGTCAAATACTTCCTTGCCTATCCAGTTGGGACGAATATTTCGTTCTTCCCAATCAAGTCTGACACGCCTAAGCATGTCAGAAAGTCGGACAGATGTTCTTCCCCGATAATTTTTTCTAATCATATATTCATCCATTACATTCCACGTACACTTTTCCTACAATGTTGTATGACATTCAAAAAAATTGTTAGATAAGTGTTAGATAATATATTACAATAAAATAActaattaaaataacaacaataaaattTATTTTACCTTAAATTTATCAAACCATTCATCTTTCTCATCCTTGGAAAGTTCTTTGAATGACTTCCAAGCTTTTTTATACATTTGTTGAATCACATGTTTTACACACTGTGCAGCTGGCCTACTCGGAGAGAAACTAAACAACAATTTGAATAAGTGTTAATTATAAACATGGAAACATGGAAACATGtatactaaataaaatttataaattagATACTTACGATTTTCCACATGGCTCAATAAAATATCTGCCATCAATCATCTCATACTCTGTGGGATTTGCAGTTGGTTGCTCTAAAACATGGTCATCCTGCTGCTCCTGGTCATCCTGCTCCTCCTGCTCCTCAGGCACGGGTATATCTGTGGCACGTGGTGGGTGTGGGGTGCGAGATCCCCCATGATGCGTGGATGATGAGGGCATGTGTGTGGTAGGTGGGGTGTGGGACCTCGAAAGCGTGGATGATGATGGTGTGTTTGTGGGATGCTGGGACGACAGAGGTACCTGTGTGGGATCTGGAAAGATCCCAGACTGCATGAAGGGTGGGGGTACCTGTGAGGGATGAGGAAAACTAGATCCCCCAGTCTGATGGTATGATGAAGTCCCAGATGGGCTAATAAAGGATGGGTTCCCAGATGGGCTAATAAATGATGGGTTCCCAGATGGGCTAATAAAGGATGGGTTCCCAAGTTGGGCCATAGGATAACCATGGGATGATAGTAGCGAGAGAAAAGGCTGTGAACCCATGGTCATGGGATCTACCTGAGTCTGTGGGGGAGGATACCCCATAGATGACTGCAGTGGCATAAAATGTTGAGAGGTCGTAGACATGGGCTCTACCTGACTCTGTGGGGGAGGACATACGGCCGACTGAGGAGCCTCACATACCCTTATCCTCGGGCGCTGCTGACCCTTACCCTTATCGGTTCGGGGCGGCATTTTATCTACAATCAATAAACACATGTAATACATCCTACATTAAGTAACATTACACAGTACATTAAGTAACAATACATCATACTATCTATTCAAAGTCTTCATCTGTTCTGATACTATCCTCGGATACAAACTCTTCACATTCTTCATCCACATCATTTTCTGTCAACAATGTGGATGCATCAACTTGATGGCCCTCAACCACTGTATCACACAAACTTGTAATTTGTTCAACTTCAATCACATCATTAACTTGAGAAGTTTCATCATCTTGGTAAGCGACATCTTCGACTACTACATCATCGGCTTCGATATGACCCaatggttttgttttgattaCAACACACCATCCTCGTTTACGTGGCTGAGTTGAAGGATAAGGAACATAATAAACTTGCCTAACAATATGTGACATTATAAAAGGGTCATACTCTTTGTACCTTCGATCCATACGAATCTCAACTGTGTTATATTTCTTATCTATTTTTGTGCCTCTAGCAGATATATCATACCAATCACAATAGAACAAGACAACTTTATTTTCGCAGTCCAAGTAATTGTATACCAACTCGTAAATATGTGTTATTGTGCCATAGAAGTCGTCTTCACCACCATTTGTAACTCCTTTCACGAACACACCACTGTTTATGGTTTTTTTCCCTTCTGTCCATGTTTTAGTGTGAAATTTAGACTGTAATTTGTTTAACCATCGACAAATCGCTTTAGCTTCTTCGGAAGTTAGACTGTAATTAGCCTTGGGTTTTAGTAACTTCCCATTCGGTTTAACCTTCAACTCCAACTCCTTTCGATTACACAAAATCTCCATGTCCTTTCTAGCCTTCTCATTATCCTTTGTTTTACCTTGAACATCCATCACTGTGTTAAACACGTTATCAAAAAAATTCTTctcaatatgcataacatcaagatTATGTCGCAACAAATTATCTTTCCAATACGGGAGATCCCAAAAAATACTTCTTTTTGTCCAGTTATGTGTATCCCCATATCCTTCAATTCTGCAAGCTTTACCATAATCTGTGAATTTTGGCAGTT containing:
- the LOC127078436 gene encoding uncharacterized protein LOC127078436, which produces MYKKAWKSFKELSKDEKDEWFDKFKEKCTWNVMDEYMIRKNYRGRTSVRLSDMLRRVRLDWEERNIRPNWIGKEVFDELLAYWATDNFKAKSQKAKDMRASERGGCLNATGSISIGEHAKRMTKAQGRPPRLNELFVKTRTKKSGDLVDDRSRRTIVSCFYFIFFC